One segment of Synechococcus sp. A15-24 DNA contains the following:
- a CDS encoding helicase DnaB, with protein MREHLQLCGALVLSLALGFPPSVSKPSAAVSRGINQVTVLDERPDPSVFSPEELRLLQQRFGVHGPQTTLAQLFTRGVDQLQPLRKLTLDQLQQLKPVIMQESAQQRVNPMLVTAILFDEIQHSKPGEGLPFIAHSGLVKTHGPAQLAITELIHQNRLPANPSANEIAWARNQLLDPRMSVVLLVGKINRLKHELGLCTGRRLDASSSYGDAKAIATLAYLHNGKLDYPSRILSYMQDPELHGLIFSSRRSQLFILL; from the coding sequence ATGCGTGAACATCTGCAGCTCTGCGGAGCCCTGGTCCTTAGCCTGGCCCTTGGTTTTCCTCCCTCTGTCTCCAAGCCGTCAGCAGCGGTGTCTAGAGGGATCAATCAGGTCACTGTGCTGGATGAGCGGCCAGATCCATCTGTCTTCTCGCCCGAGGAGTTGCGGCTGCTGCAGCAACGTTTCGGGGTGCACGGTCCACAGACGACGCTGGCTCAACTGTTCACCCGCGGCGTTGATCAGCTGCAACCTCTCCGCAAGCTGACCCTCGATCAACTGCAACAGCTCAAACCTGTGATCATGCAGGAGTCAGCTCAGCAACGCGTCAATCCGATGCTGGTCACGGCCATTCTGTTTGACGAAATTCAGCACTCCAAACCTGGAGAAGGTCTTCCTTTCATTGCCCACTCCGGACTGGTCAAAACCCACGGACCGGCGCAGCTTGCCATCACCGAACTGATCCACCAGAACCGACTGCCGGCCAATCCCAGCGCCAATGAAATCGCCTGGGCCAGGAATCAACTGCTCGATCCAAGGATGAGCGTGGTGTTGCTGGTGGGCAAGATAAATCGGCTAAAGCATGAGCTCGGGCTCTGCACCGGTCGACGACTGGATGCCAGCAGTTCCTACGGCGATGCCAAGGCGATCGCCACACTGGCCTATCTGCACAACGGAAAACTCGATTACCCCAGCCGCATCCTGAGCTATATGCAGGATCCTGAATTGCACGGGCTGATCTTCAGCTCCCGCCGCAGCCAGCTCTTCATCCTGCTCTGA
- a CDS encoding glucose-6-phosphate isomerase, translated as MSFPDFSASDAQIQWQRFCDLLWYHEDLGIWLDISRMHVNPSHLEQLQPGFDKAFAAMAELEAGAMANPDEQRQVGHYWLRAPQLAPSESVRDHIATEIDQIEQFGRDVNSGAIKGPGGQAFTDVLWIGIGGSGLGPLLMIKALQGHGAGLPFHFFDNVDPNGMSVVLAGLDDRLATTLVVTVSKSGGTPEPHLGMEQARHRVESRGGRWADQAVAITMGDSKLDREAKQDGWLKRFDMFDWVGGRTSITSAVGLLPGALIGADIRDFLAGAAQMDDATRLADLRRNPAALMAASWFVAGEGKGRRDMVVLPYRDRLEVFSRYLQQLVMESLGKRLDRDGNEVNQGIAVYGNKGSTDQHAYVQQLRDGVDNFFATFIEVLEDVSDIPVIKDECPGDFLDGFLQGTRSALTEGGRQSLSISMRRFDARRLGALIALFERAVGFYGDLVNINAYHQPGVEAGKKAAAAILDLQSRVEAVLKDGAPRTVSEIRQAVGDGSDEAIFWIMRHLAGNDRGYRAEGDWANPASMRFSCS; from the coding sequence ATGAGCTTCCCGGATTTCAGCGCCAGTGACGCTCAGATTCAATGGCAGCGCTTCTGTGACCTCCTCTGGTATCACGAAGATCTCGGCATCTGGTTGGACATCAGCCGCATGCACGTCAACCCATCCCATCTCGAGCAACTCCAACCTGGATTCGACAAGGCCTTCGCGGCCATGGCCGAGCTTGAAGCTGGGGCCATGGCCAACCCTGATGAGCAGCGTCAGGTGGGTCACTACTGGCTGAGGGCCCCTCAGTTGGCGCCCAGTGAATCGGTCCGAGACCACATCGCCACAGAAATCGATCAGATCGAGCAGTTCGGTCGCGATGTGAACAGCGGCGCTATCAAAGGTCCCGGGGGGCAGGCCTTCACCGACGTTCTCTGGATTGGTATCGGCGGCAGCGGTCTTGGCCCTCTGTTGATGATCAAAGCGCTGCAAGGCCATGGCGCAGGTCTGCCGTTTCACTTCTTCGACAACGTTGATCCAAATGGCATGAGTGTCGTTCTGGCTGGCCTGGACGATCGACTGGCAACGACCCTTGTGGTGACTGTGAGCAAGTCCGGCGGCACGCCGGAGCCACACCTGGGCATGGAGCAGGCCCGCCATCGGGTGGAATCCCGTGGTGGCCGCTGGGCCGATCAGGCTGTAGCCATCACCATGGGCGACAGCAAGCTCGATCGGGAAGCCAAGCAGGACGGCTGGCTCAAGCGCTTCGACATGTTCGATTGGGTGGGAGGACGCACAAGCATCACCAGTGCCGTGGGCTTGCTGCCGGGTGCCCTGATCGGTGCTGACATCCGCGATTTTCTCGCAGGTGCGGCCCAGATGGACGATGCCACTCGCCTGGCTGATCTCCGTCGTAATCCAGCAGCACTGATGGCGGCCTCATGGTTCGTTGCCGGGGAAGGCAAAGGGCGTCGCGACATGGTGGTACTTCCCTATCGCGATCGCCTCGAGGTGTTCAGCCGCTACCTCCAGCAGCTGGTGATGGAGTCCCTGGGCAAGCGACTCGACCGTGACGGCAACGAGGTGAATCAGGGTATCGCCGTTTATGGCAACAAGGGATCCACAGACCAGCACGCCTATGTGCAGCAGCTCCGGGACGGTGTTGACAACTTCTTTGCCACCTTCATCGAGGTGCTTGAGGATGTCTCTGATATCCCGGTGATCAAGGACGAATGTCCGGGCGATTTCCTTGATGGTTTCCTTCAGGGAACGCGGTCAGCGTTGACGGAAGGAGGGCGCCAGAGCCTCAGCATCAGCATGCGTCGCTTTGATGCGCGTCGTCTTGGTGCGTTGATTGCTCTATTCGAACGTGCTGTTGGCTTCTATGGCGATCTGGTCAACATCAACGCTTACCACCAACCTGGCGTGGAAGCTGGAAAGAAAGCTGCCGCGGCAATCCTGGACCTGCAGAGCCGGGTAGAAGCTGTTCTCAAAGACGGCGCACCACGGACCGTCAGTGAAATCAGGCAGGCCGTTGGTGACGGGAGCGATGAGGCGATCTTCTGGATAATGCGTCATCTCGCTGGCAATGATCGGGGCTACCGGGCTGAGGGGGATTGGGCCAACCCAGCGAGCATGCGGTTTAGCTGCAGCTGA
- the dacB gene encoding D-alanyl-D-alanine carboxypeptidase/D-alanyl-D-alanine-endopeptidase, with protein sequence MSQRWITPALTLLLLSASSAVHSSERLLQPIAPNSRQGLPGPAQRPLCPALQQAVEGSLGSSTAPWSISVLDERGQLLADINGWLPRIPASNQKLISSAFALDRLGPDFRLKTQLLRHSDGSLEIVGEGDPDLSIAEIQRFAMVALGRGGSRSSVSAETPLQLMVREEPPQRWWPSDWPSDDRSYAYGAPITRLALTSNALHMAVMDPARRLERVLSTTVSQQGGSLRLVRVNPEQREAALSRTKAEDPVVIHSELSAPMHGLLSLANTESHNFTAEVLMREAADNWDVAEASVANTRWLQAQGIPIQGLRIRDGSGLSRGNRVTSRTLSTLLWRMAQHPYGAFYQASMAIAGRRGTLWRFQRGTPLTGQFWGKTGTLRGVSSLSGILKTSNGPRYVSMIANSAASPRGVMGDVLLAVQRISRCPSWNAVGMRPDVHG encoded by the coding sequence ATGAGTCAGCGTTGGATCACCCCGGCTCTGACGTTGTTGCTGCTCAGCGCAAGCTCTGCGGTCCATAGCAGCGAACGCCTCCTGCAACCCATCGCCCCCAACAGCCGTCAGGGACTGCCTGGCCCTGCACAACGTCCGCTTTGCCCGGCGTTGCAGCAAGCCGTCGAGGGGTCCCTCGGCTCCAGCACAGCTCCCTGGAGCATCAGCGTTCTTGACGAACGCGGCCAACTGCTGGCGGACATCAACGGGTGGCTGCCCAGGATTCCCGCCTCCAATCAAAAACTGATCAGTTCTGCCTTTGCTCTCGATCGCCTCGGGCCCGATTTCCGTCTGAAGACCCAGTTGCTGCGCCACAGCGACGGCAGTCTCGAGATCGTCGGCGAGGGGGACCCTGATCTCAGCATCGCCGAGATCCAACGTTTCGCCATGGTGGCTCTGGGCCGTGGTGGGTCTCGTTCATCAGTTTCGGCTGAAACTCCACTGCAGCTGATGGTGCGGGAGGAGCCACCTCAGCGCTGGTGGCCCAGCGACTGGCCGTCAGACGACCGCAGCTACGCCTACGGAGCACCGATCACCCGCCTCGCGCTCACCAGCAATGCGCTGCACATGGCGGTGATGGATCCTGCCCGACGGCTGGAGCGGGTGTTGTCGACAACGGTCAGCCAACAGGGCGGAAGCCTTCGGCTGGTGAGGGTGAATCCCGAGCAAAGGGAAGCTGCTCTCTCTCGCACCAAGGCAGAGGACCCTGTGGTGATCCACAGCGAGCTGTCAGCACCCATGCATGGGCTGCTGAGTCTGGCCAACACCGAGAGCCATAACTTCACTGCCGAGGTGCTCATGCGTGAGGCGGCAGACAACTGGGATGTGGCTGAGGCCTCTGTGGCCAACACGCGCTGGCTTCAGGCTCAGGGCATTCCCATCCAGGGACTTCGCATCAGGGATGGAAGTGGCCTTTCCCGAGGCAATCGGGTCACGAGCAGAACGTTGTCGACCCTGCTGTGGCGCATGGCGCAGCACCCATACGGTGCTTTTTACCAAGCATCAATGGCGATTGCGGGCCGCCGTGGAACGCTCTGGCGCTTCCAGCGCGGAACCCCTCTCACCGGTCAGTTCTGGGGAAAAACGGGCACCCTGCGAGGGGTGAGTTCCTTGAGCGGAATCTTGAAGACTTCCAATGGGCCCCGGTACGTCAGCATGATTGCTAACAGCGCGGCATCCCCTCGGGGTGTCATGGGCGACGTGCTGCTGGCCGTCCAGCGAATCAGCCGGTGCCCTTCATGGAACGCAGTCGGGATGCGGCCCGACGTCCACGGCTGA
- the dapF gene encoding diaminopimelate epimerase produces MLQFSKYQGLGNDFLILEGRQDQLPQSVVEPDPVWVRQLCDRRFGIGGDGVILALPPQGQGDLRMRIFNADGTEAEMCGNGIRCLARFLADSDGDAPGKRWAIETPAGLIRPELQSDGQLRVDMGAPFLEPSSIPTTLPLVDGLARGSADLADRALEVAAVGMGNPHVVVPVEDLNAIPFDAWGAALEVHHLFPAKTNVHFLQVHARNRLEIRVWERGAGPTLACGTGACATLVAAVLLGLADDHAEVMLPGGPLQIAWPGRHGAVLMTGPAVAVFDGVLSPDLMPVGGSPVAEPLTPDVADNAPFDCSRDCVDSCQQPDNCLRDAAQQQVQAFLNSTSLDAMLNLASESLEQRTRARFERDTL; encoded by the coding sequence ATGCTGCAGTTCAGTAAATATCAGGGACTTGGCAATGACTTCCTGATCCTGGAAGGACGGCAAGACCAGTTGCCGCAATCGGTCGTTGAGCCGGACCCTGTCTGGGTGAGGCAGCTGTGCGACCGACGCTTCGGAATCGGTGGTGACGGCGTGATTCTTGCGCTGCCGCCCCAGGGTCAGGGTGATCTGCGCATGCGGATTTTCAACGCCGATGGCACCGAGGCGGAGATGTGTGGCAATGGCATCCGCTGCCTGGCACGTTTCCTTGCCGACAGCGACGGTGACGCTCCTGGCAAACGCTGGGCGATCGAAACGCCGGCGGGCCTGATCCGTCCGGAGCTGCAAAGCGATGGTCAGTTGCGCGTCGACATGGGTGCTCCATTCCTGGAGCCCTCAAGCATTCCCACAACTCTCCCGCTGGTGGACGGGTTGGCGAGGGGATCGGCCGATCTTGCGGATCGAGCGCTTGAGGTGGCAGCGGTTGGGATGGGAAATCCCCACGTCGTGGTGCCGGTGGAGGACCTCAACGCGATTCCCTTCGACGCATGGGGGGCGGCCCTGGAGGTTCACCATCTGTTCCCGGCCAAAACCAACGTGCATTTCCTGCAGGTGCACGCCCGCAACCGTCTGGAGATCCGTGTGTGGGAACGCGGGGCTGGACCGACGCTGGCCTGTGGAACGGGTGCCTGCGCCACCCTTGTTGCTGCTGTTCTGCTGGGACTGGCTGACGATCATGCCGAGGTGATGCTGCCCGGCGGTCCACTCCAGATTGCCTGGCCTGGACGCCATGGTGCTGTTCTCATGACGGGTCCCGCCGTGGCGGTGTTCGATGGGGTGTTGTCACCGGATCTGATGCCGGTTGGAGGGTCACCCGTTGCAGAGCCGTTGACGCCAGATGTCGCGGACAACGCGCCCTTCGACTGTTCCCGTGATTGTGTGGACAGCTGCCAACAACCGGACAACTGTCTGCGTGATGCTGCCCAGCAGCAGGTTCAGGCCTTCCTCAACAGCACCTCACTGGACGCCATGCTGAATCTGGCCAGTGAATCTCTCGAGCAACGGACCCGGGCTCGGTTTGAGCGTGACACCCTCTGA
- a CDS encoding DUF1995 family protein, whose product MSEAQKASLPADLQTAEADLLNALKAALASGKGARWGATLRFENLRVLPVALRLFQNLRSLDASCRLLWPDAGAAALARRDAADLADSILDFNQWSAAGDVDGVVLTVGPQPSDYEQFMAICQDHRGSVVMLNGRLEDAAVGIGSVARERRRGFVSSWQQAYWLQPLEGGALMRMFPDDWSLYRLDNDGYRHLASMESRPDPEQIAALLAGEDPDSLKQQLSSVDRFIDGLRS is encoded by the coding sequence GTGTCTGAAGCTCAGAAGGCCAGCCTTCCCGCCGATTTGCAGACTGCCGAAGCCGATCTGCTCAACGCTCTCAAGGCAGCCTTGGCCTCAGGCAAAGGGGCTCGATGGGGCGCAACCCTACGTTTTGAAAATCTGCGGGTGCTCCCAGTTGCCCTGCGGCTGTTTCAAAACCTTCGCTCCCTGGATGCATCCTGTCGATTGCTCTGGCCGGATGCCGGGGCTGCCGCACTGGCGCGCCGTGATGCAGCCGATCTGGCCGACAGCATTCTTGATTTCAACCAGTGGTCAGCTGCTGGAGACGTCGATGGAGTGGTGTTGACGGTCGGCCCGCAACCTTCGGATTACGAACAGTTCATGGCCATTTGTCAGGACCATCGCGGCTCGGTGGTGATGCTCAACGGCCGGTTGGAGGATGCCGCTGTGGGAATCGGCAGTGTGGCCCGCGAACGGCGTCGGGGCTTTGTGTCGTCCTGGCAACAGGCGTATTGGCTACAGCCGCTGGAGGGCGGTGCACTGATGCGGATGTTCCCGGACGACTGGTCCCTCTACCGACTGGACAACGATGGGTACCGCCACCTGGCGTCGATGGAGAGTCGACCGGATCCTGAGCAAATCGCCGCGCTCTTGGCCGGTGAAGATCCGGACAGCCTCAAACAACAGCTCAGCAGCGTGGATAGATTCATCGACGGCCTGCGCAGCTGA
- a CDS encoding cysteine desulfurase family protein gives MTPSELYLDAAATTPPLPSVIASINAVQREAWGNPSSLHGTGLVAAEQLARSRQTIAAQLSADEDELIFTSGATESVHLALHGVAAGCPPGRLVISAVEHPAVEGAAAQLAQLGWTVARWPVDGSGQIRLELLDQLLAPPTQLVSLIWGQSEVGTVQPVPLVASACRERGIPFHTDATQLIPQGLMAWSTSCIDLLSFSSHKLQGPRGIGVLLHRSGVLAQPLLTGGGQEGGYRAGTEAVALIAGLAVALQQLPQFNPQQSMAPPGSTPQIRSMRDRLQSKLAAIPSLTVINASEEPRLPHHLACLIGDRAGHPLPGRRLVQQLSRLGVACSSGSACRSGHAQDSAVLTAMDVAPSWRQSLLRFSLGPWLSDDDVDAVPPLLIRAIDACT, from the coding sequence GTGACACCCTCTGAGCTCTACCTCGACGCAGCGGCTACGACCCCACCGTTGCCGTCGGTGATTGCGTCCATCAATGCTGTACAGCGGGAGGCCTGGGGCAACCCCAGCAGCCTTCATGGCACCGGGCTGGTGGCCGCTGAACAGCTGGCTCGATCCCGACAGACCATTGCCGCACAACTAAGTGCTGATGAGGATGAGCTGATCTTCACCTCAGGTGCCACCGAATCGGTCCACCTCGCCCTTCACGGTGTCGCCGCTGGTTGTCCACCTGGGCGCCTTGTGATTTCAGCGGTGGAACATCCCGCGGTGGAGGGAGCAGCGGCCCAACTCGCACAACTGGGGTGGACCGTGGCGCGGTGGCCTGTGGATGGGAGCGGTCAGATCCGTTTGGAGCTGCTGGATCAGTTGCTGGCACCACCAACGCAGTTGGTGTCATTGATCTGGGGGCAGAGTGAAGTCGGCACGGTTCAACCCGTGCCGCTGGTGGCCAGCGCCTGCAGAGAACGGGGCATCCCGTTCCACACCGACGCCACCCAGCTCATCCCCCAGGGGCTCATGGCCTGGTCCACCTCCTGCATCGATCTGCTCAGCTTCTCCTCCCACAAATTGCAGGGTCCACGCGGGATTGGGGTGCTCCTGCATCGTTCGGGTGTCCTGGCTCAACCTCTGCTGACAGGAGGCGGGCAGGAAGGGGGGTATCGCGCCGGTACCGAAGCCGTCGCACTGATTGCAGGCCTTGCGGTGGCCTTGCAACAGCTTCCACAGTTCAACCCACAGCAATCGATGGCTCCGCCGGGGTCCACACCTCAGATCCGCTCCATGCGGGATCGGTTGCAATCAAAGCTGGCAGCCATTCCCTCGCTGACGGTGATCAATGCCTCGGAAGAGCCGCGACTGCCCCATCACCTGGCTTGCCTGATCGGAGACAGAGCGGGCCATCCCCTGCCAGGTCGGCGACTGGTGCAGCAGTTGTCGCGGCTGGGTGTCGCCTGCAGCAGCGGCAGTGCATGCCGTTCCGGTCATGCCCAGGACAGTGCCGTGCTCACCGCCATGGATGTTGCGCCCAGCTGGAGGCAATCGTTGCTGCGCTTCAGCCTTGGTCCCTGGCTGAGCGACGACGACGTGGACGCTGTTCCACCCTTGTTGATCCGGGCGATTGACGCCTGCACCTGA
- the leuS gene encoding leucine--tRNA ligase — translation MNSRYSPAELEQRWQTTWRSEGLDVTPEPEDGKGFYALSMFPYPSGTLHMGHVRNYVITDVIARVQRMRGRAVLHPMGWDAFGLPAENAAIERNVDPGDWTDRNIDQMRSQLDRLGLSIDWDREQATCYSDYYRWTQWLFLELFDGGLAYRKNATVNWDPVDQTVLANEQVDADGRSWRSGALVEQRQLNQWFLRITQYAEALLKDLDQLSGWPERVRTMQANWIGRSEGAEIQFKVSSDSDTTITVFTTRPDTLAGASYVVLAPDHPLVNSLTTPDQQDVVQSFQAEVARLSALERTSDDAPKRGVFTGAIVLNPLNGSPLPVWIADYVLVDYGTGAVMGVPAHDQRDRRFAQSYGLAVQQVIEAEGAAAAIAAGEAWTDPGVLIHSGDFDGLNSIEAKERITRHGEQLGWAVAKVTYRLRDWLISRQRYWGCPIPIIHCPSCGAVPVPREDLPVELPRGIDLSGKGGSPLGQQDDWVNVPCPSCGEPAKRETDTMDTFMCSSWYFLRFADPHNTEQPFSREAVNRWLPVQQYVGGIEHAILHLLYSRFFTKALKDRGLIDVAEPFDRLLTQGMVQGTTYRNPSTGKYVAPVDVSDPETPTDPTSGDPLEVLFEKMSKSKYNGVDPAAVIDRYGADTARMFILFKAPPEKDLEWDDADVEGQFRFLQRIWRLVESTTSRIDSLEPEGRPDPLADTDVKVRRAIHVAIEAVSEDLRDEIQLNTAISELMKLTNAITSVGVAELSTSVLKEALSTLLRLLAPFAPHLAEELWHQLGESSSVHRAGWPVLDPSALVQDSVDLVIQIKGKVRGIIQVPAAADKEQLEALAMASEVAAKWLEGQPPRRVIVVPGKLVNLVP, via the coding sequence GTGAACAGCCGTTACTCGCCTGCGGAACTTGAACAACGCTGGCAGACGACCTGGCGATCAGAGGGGTTGGATGTCACTCCGGAGCCTGAAGACGGCAAGGGTTTCTACGCCCTGTCGATGTTTCCCTATCCCTCAGGGACCTTGCACATGGGCCATGTGCGCAATTACGTCATCACCGATGTGATCGCCCGCGTCCAAAGGATGCGTGGCCGCGCGGTGTTGCACCCGATGGGATGGGATGCCTTCGGCCTTCCCGCCGAAAATGCCGCGATCGAGCGCAACGTTGATCCCGGCGATTGGACCGATCGCAACATCGATCAGATGCGATCACAGCTGGATCGCCTCGGCTTGTCGATCGACTGGGACCGTGAGCAGGCCACCTGCTACAGCGATTACTACCGCTGGACCCAGTGGTTGTTCCTGGAGCTGTTCGATGGCGGTCTGGCCTACCGGAAGAACGCAACGGTCAACTGGGATCCAGTGGATCAAACCGTTCTGGCCAACGAGCAGGTGGATGCCGACGGACGTTCCTGGAGATCCGGTGCACTGGTGGAACAACGCCAGTTGAATCAGTGGTTCCTGCGCATCACGCAGTACGCCGAAGCCCTGCTCAAGGACCTGGATCAACTGAGCGGTTGGCCGGAACGCGTTCGCACAATGCAGGCCAACTGGATCGGTCGTTCCGAGGGTGCTGAGATCCAGTTCAAGGTGTCCTCCGATTCAGACACCACCATCACGGTGTTCACCACAAGGCCAGACACCTTGGCTGGTGCCAGCTACGTGGTGCTCGCCCCGGACCACCCGTTGGTGAACAGTCTGACGACCCCGGATCAGCAGGATGTTGTGCAGTCCTTCCAGGCAGAGGTGGCACGGCTCAGTGCCTTGGAACGCACCAGTGATGACGCCCCCAAGCGTGGGGTCTTCACCGGCGCCATAGTCCTCAATCCACTCAACGGCAGTCCATTGCCGGTGTGGATCGCGGACTATGTTCTGGTGGATTACGGCACCGGCGCTGTGATGGGAGTCCCGGCCCATGATCAGCGGGACCGTCGCTTTGCGCAGAGCTACGGGTTGGCCGTTCAGCAAGTGATTGAGGCCGAGGGGGCCGCCGCTGCGATCGCTGCCGGAGAGGCCTGGACGGATCCTGGAGTGCTGATCCATTCCGGAGACTTCGATGGTCTGAATTCCATCGAGGCCAAGGAGCGGATCACGCGCCACGGGGAGCAGCTGGGATGGGCAGTGGCGAAGGTCACCTATCGGCTGCGCGATTGGCTGATTTCGAGGCAGCGTTACTGGGGCTGCCCGATTCCGATCATCCATTGCCCCAGCTGTGGCGCCGTGCCCGTGCCTCGCGAGGACCTACCCGTGGAACTCCCCCGCGGTATTGATCTGTCCGGGAAAGGCGGCTCTCCACTGGGCCAACAGGACGATTGGGTCAACGTCCCCTGTCCCTCCTGTGGTGAACCGGCCAAGCGCGAAACCGACACGATGGACACTTTTATGTGTTCGTCTTGGTATTTCCTCCGTTTCGCCGACCCACACAACACCGAACAGCCGTTCAGCCGCGAAGCCGTGAACCGCTGGCTGCCGGTGCAGCAGTACGTCGGTGGAATCGAGCACGCCATTTTGCATCTGCTGTATTCCCGCTTTTTCACCAAGGCGTTGAAGGATCGGGGCTTGATCGATGTGGCTGAACCGTTTGATCGTCTGCTGACCCAGGGAATGGTTCAGGGAACGACGTATCGCAATCCCAGCACCGGCAAATACGTCGCCCCGGTGGATGTATCCGACCCGGAGACACCGACCGATCCGACCAGTGGTGACCCTCTTGAGGTGTTGTTCGAAAAGATGTCGAAGTCGAAGTACAACGGCGTCGACCCTGCGGCAGTGATCGATCGCTATGGCGCCGACACTGCTCGAATGTTCATTTTGTTCAAAGCGCCGCCCGAAAAGGACCTTGAATGGGATGACGCTGACGTGGAAGGCCAATTCCGCTTCCTGCAGCGGATCTGGCGGCTGGTGGAGTCCACGACCTCCCGCATCGACAGCCTCGAGCCAGAGGGACGTCCCGATCCATTAGCCGACACCGACGTCAAGGTTCGTCGTGCCATCCACGTAGCTATTGAGGCGGTGAGTGAGGACCTGCGGGACGAGATTCAGTTGAACACCGCCATCTCAGAGCTGATGAAACTCACCAATGCGATCACATCCGTTGGTGTTGCTGAATTGAGCACGTCAGTGCTGAAGGAAGCTCTTTCAACACTGCTCCGGCTTCTGGCTCCCTTTGCTCCCCATCTCGCCGAAGAGCTCTGGCATCAGCTCGGTGAGTCGTCCAGCGTGCATCGTGCCGGTTGGCCAGTACTGGACCCCAGTGCTCTGGTTCAGGATTCCGTGGACCTGGTGATTCAGATCAAGGGGAAGGTTCGCGGGATCATTCAGGTACCCGCCGCCGCCGACAAAGAACAGCTTGAGGCCTTGGCAATGGCCAGTGAGGTCGCTGCTAAGTGGCTGGAGGGACAACCCCCCCGACGCGTGATTGTGGTGCCGGGGAAGTTGGTCAACCTGGTGCCTTGA
- a CDS encoding peptidoglycan recognition family protein, which produces MVPVSLIQKFERVADLIRLHPRAAVAVAATGSLAVLLVNWVSLDRSKPSHAGARPSLMDLLEQVESDNDTKSPPAVEPPRAPRSRSWTSPLAKQCTGIDSALRSRLEALQRSSDVWRTTVPIHPTNFGERLSKDAYDAALDPSPRVVVMHETVYSLTSAINTFQTPHPLDVDQVSYHTLIGLDGRVVDIVDPLKRAYGAGNSAFLGEWAVTNPRLLGSLNNFALHVSLETPESGANDASQHTGYTSRQYDALAIVLSDWINRFKLPPAAITSHRHVDLGGERGDPRSFNWASLQYRLAALGDLCVS; this is translated from the coding sequence ATGGTTCCGGTTTCTCTGATTCAGAAATTCGAGCGGGTTGCCGATCTGATCCGTCTGCACCCTCGAGCTGCCGTGGCTGTGGCGGCCACGGGATCCCTTGCTGTTCTGCTGGTCAATTGGGTCAGCCTTGATCGCAGCAAGCCATCCCACGCCGGTGCACGCCCATCGTTGATGGACCTGCTTGAGCAGGTGGAATCCGACAACGACACCAAGTCGCCCCCGGCGGTTGAGCCCCCGCGCGCGCCTCGTTCTCGGTCCTGGACATCGCCCTTGGCAAAGCAGTGCACTGGGATTGATTCAGCGCTGCGTTCACGCCTGGAAGCACTGCAACGCTCCAGTGATGTCTGGCGCACCACCGTTCCCATTCATCCAACGAATTTCGGCGAGCGTTTGTCGAAGGATGCCTACGATGCTGCCTTAGATCCATCACCGCGGGTGGTGGTGATGCATGAGACCGTCTACTCGCTGACGTCTGCCATCAACACGTTCCAGACACCTCACCCGCTGGATGTGGACCAAGTCAGCTACCACACGCTGATCGGATTGGATGGAAGGGTTGTTGACATCGTTGACCCGCTCAAACGCGCTTATGGCGCAGGTAACTCGGCGTTTCTTGGTGAGTGGGCCGTCACCAACCCGCGCCTGTTGGGCTCCCTTAACAATTTCGCGCTGCACGTCAGCCTGGAAACACCCGAAAGCGGCGCCAATGATGCGTCACAGCACACGGGATACACATCACGTCAATACGACGCTCTCGCCATTGTTCTTTCCGATTGGATCAACCGCTTCAAGTTGCCTCCAGCAGCGATCACCTCACACCGCCACGTTGATCTTGGCGGAGAGCGGGGTGACCCACGCAGCTTTAACTGGGCATCACTTCAATATCGCCTGGCCGCGTTGGGTGACCTCTGTGTTTCTTGA
- a CDS encoding DUF4330 domain-containing protein — MQRRFSLSSIMLLDGLAITATVVALAGVVWSPKLTNAVARATGSVKPVEVSVDVRHLQVADSEALLEAIREEGAVSIVIRNQPAGRVGLMSVEDISRPLTQLLPNGTVLEAEDTSPARGLHARFRLKAEAETGPSGVVFGGTKLKIGSAVELEGRLYRVNGSVSGVTIP; from the coding sequence ATGCAGAGACGGTTCTCACTCAGCTCCATCATGCTTCTCGATGGCTTGGCGATCACCGCGACTGTCGTCGCATTGGCTGGCGTGGTCTGGTCGCCCAAATTGACCAACGCCGTGGCCCGTGCGACGGGCTCTGTCAAGCCGGTTGAGGTGAGTGTGGACGTGCGTCACCTGCAGGTGGCCGATTCGGAGGCGTTGTTAGAGGCCATTCGTGAGGAAGGGGCCGTCAGCATTGTGATTCGCAACCAGCCGGCAGGGCGCGTCGGGCTGATGTCGGTTGAAGACATCAGTCGCCCCCTGACTCAACTCCTCCCGAATGGAACTGTTCTCGAGGCTGAAGACACCAGCCCGGCGCGAGGTTTGCATGCCCGCTTCCGCCTCAAGGCCGAGGCTGAGACAGGACCATCCGGTGTCGTCTTCGGTGGCACCAAACTCAAGATCGGCAGTGCCGTGGAGCTCGAAGGGCGGCTCTACCGCGTGAATGGGTCCGTGAGTGGCGTGACCATTCCATGA